A part of Bdellovibrionales bacterium genomic DNA contains:
- a CDS encoding DUF4360 domain-containing protein, translating into MKCAVALLIASVTSATLGMSAQADDIRLGTPGYGGNGCPGGSASVTLSPDKKSLSILFDEYIVEAGGSSGKKIDRKSCNIAVPVHIPQGYSISVFQVDYRGYTFVPSGGEARFSAEYFFAGIRGPSVEQSFRGFVDNQYVITNRLAAESLVWSACGQDVNMRINTGMIARTNSRGDQLLATVDSTDIKSGIVYHVQWRRCS; encoded by the coding sequence ATGAAATGCGCAGTAGCTCTCTTGATAGCATCAGTGACGTCAGCAACTTTAGGTATGAGCGCTCAGGCGGATGATATTAGACTGGGGACGCCAGGCTATGGTGGAAACGGATGCCCTGGCGGAAGTGCTTCAGTAACTTTGAGCCCCGATAAAAAGTCTCTGAGCATTCTCTTTGATGAATATATTGTTGAGGCGGGGGGAAGCTCGGGAAAGAAGATTGATCGGAAGAGCTGTAACATTGCTGTCCCAGTGCACATTCCTCAAGGATATAGTATCAGTGTCTTCCAAGTTGACTATCGAGGCTATACTTTTGTTCCGTCTGGCGGAGAAGCGAGATTTAGTGCTGAATATTTTTTCGCAGGAATCCGAGGGCCGAGCGTTGAGCAGTCCTTTCGTGGATTTGTAGACAACCAGTACGTCATTACCAACCGTCTAGCTGCTGAGTCTCTTGTTTGGTCCGCCTGCGGCCAAGATGTCAATATGAGAATAAACACGGGAATGATAGCTAGGACGAATAGCCGTGGCGATCAACTTCTTGCAACGGTCGATTCTACAGACATAAAGAGTGGGATTGTTTATCATGTTCAGTGGCGCCGTTGCTCTTAA
- the dut gene encoding dUTP diphosphatase, which yields MKGLVLGIEKFVKENLARGISKGLQNIEDFTKGSKVELKVKTWPHFKGDLPSYQSASASGFDVRAQLSETIKLAPGERILVPTGLSFSIPPAFELQMRPRSGWAIRDGITLLNSPGTIDSDYRGEVKVVVVNLGQTEVMINDQDRIAQGVLCPVFQACLTLTTELDSTPRSDGGFGSTGK from the coding sequence ATGAAAGGTCTTGTTTTGGGGATTGAAAAATTCGTGAAAGAGAACCTTGCCAGAGGTATCTCAAAGGGACTTCAAAATATAGAAGATTTTACGAAAGGATCTAAAGTGGAACTGAAAGTGAAAACTTGGCCTCACTTTAAGGGAGACTTGCCAAGTTATCAGTCAGCTTCGGCGAGTGGCTTTGATGTGAGAGCTCAATTGAGCGAGACAATTAAATTAGCTCCTGGAGAGAGAATTTTGGTTCCGACCGGTCTTAGTTTTTCTATTCCTCCTGCTTTTGAACTGCAGATGAGGCCTCGTTCCGGCTGGGCCATCCGTGACGGGATCACTCTTCTTAATTCGCCTGGAACAATTGATTCTGACTATCGAGGTGAAGTGAAGGTTGTCGTTGTGAATCTGGGACAGACAGAGGTTATGATCAATGATCAGGATCGAATTGCTCAAGGGGTGCTTTGTCCTGTATTTCAAGCCTGTTTGACTTTGACGACTGAACTTGATTCAACCCCTCGGAGTGATGGCGGGTTTGGCAGCACGGGAAAATGA
- a CDS encoding FHA domain-containing protein, whose translation MSKDTAVFIIEELLTRGSKFHYLDEESFSIGRSGEAGLQIEENGVSRVHVVVWVTNNQMFIEDQNSKNGTRVNEQAIYPSSPVPLQHGDIIQLGNYKLIKISLGPGAIKGSEAEPKGDLEFKGQSEGAYEDPLNKITVDEDIDPEKTDVSQANYMMEEESVERPPYYAKMDQSSDSRLGDKGEGDRQDSVENRREFRAEEGEYRPPLPPKGVEKPSIQFHEAQKVLGEASLIRDEAQKNSSELLREAKEVAEKLKREAEQSAKAITENAKLSAKEIIEKADSEAKDVTSRSEMAVDYARRELEEFVEKTEKARVSLNDLNHEILGQESRKQELIEILSHLGEERIQAENDLKAEKKRLEKEVEQVDRALQELRSEVADKEEKLRDLMLECERVRRSAEKALEEEKRSVQAQLNSGTLTVEAERRCLRAEESFNFLTTETKKLESGILSLRSERDLQIEEIRKDRAEADEHIKILRAATVEEIEAFKSLIEDEAFKLMDEAEAEVTKIADQLGRALEGKREVLRIEKEEFEKKRLELELESSSKAKEVMAEAQRQAEVVLKNAEKWADDNFNNSRRKAEEELERIRIEKRALVEKAEEDLLKAQRESRSLLDESQMKAESTLRSAKDQAQAERTKAAALAENELGTAREKARELLESAEAQVVRRQREAQEILSESQAKSQEQLEKAKMTAEELAVFSRREADGLMEEARERARQIVEETQRNLDQERTTWEERKRKIAEEVTSIREEAEAKTVEMTASAQRKSETLIKKAQEEYDSKMKKLESERKAAELEMKQERERVGKEAAQEREQLLAQAKNEYSEQRRKDTLELSAFKMKQVDEAKERFKEEERENHYRRREEASNIASAIDKAVLRRIQDIASKDVAPEVRDQISTEIQDVVKRILNDEALNDQEDLKKIMFFASKSGWKARRFWRRMGYAGAVAASLIIFFTILPLVFPEWSSKVMDLASSDKSSQERYVDEIRKQRESRPRYEPPQTDEYKNSYVENVLYTRDFVKIKTDKGFQERWIADLNKFFLDKLRLSESVIVNFISRENTLLKDLQMVQQSLQPATAEEGIKRMNDIEAIAIEDMKKILGGNLKIKKYKEFAASYYVSHQGKQGSPQDEGVSSQKGASQGARKGPGDGSEKSEQGVTSSSNSEQRDLSSSEAEQDSVVKKPKSKKRKLEETILDTEVDQLDQMEQEIQ comes from the coding sequence ATGTCAAAGGACACAGCTGTTTTTATTATTGAGGAGCTTCTGACAAGAGGCTCCAAATTTCATTATCTGGACGAGGAAAGCTTCTCCATCGGACGATCTGGAGAAGCTGGTCTTCAGATTGAGGAGAACGGCGTTAGTCGCGTCCATGTTGTCGTTTGGGTTACCAATAATCAGATGTTTATCGAAGATCAAAATTCAAAAAATGGTACTCGTGTCAATGAACAAGCGATTTACCCATCGAGTCCAGTGCCCCTGCAGCATGGCGATATCATTCAGCTGGGCAATTACAAACTCATTAAGATTAGTTTAGGTCCTGGAGCTATCAAAGGCAGTGAGGCGGAGCCGAAAGGCGATCTTGAGTTCAAAGGTCAAAGTGAAGGGGCGTACGAGGACCCTTTGAACAAGATCACGGTGGACGAGGACATAGATCCGGAAAAAACGGATGTTTCTCAAGCGAACTATATGATGGAGGAGGAGTCTGTCGAACGACCTCCCTACTACGCCAAAATGGATCAATCGAGCGATTCTCGCCTCGGCGACAAAGGAGAGGGCGATCGGCAAGACAGCGTAGAAAATAGGAGAGAATTTCGCGCGGAAGAAGGTGAATATCGTCCTCCATTGCCTCCTAAGGGTGTAGAAAAGCCCTCAATTCAGTTTCACGAGGCCCAAAAAGTTCTTGGAGAGGCGAGCCTGATCCGAGATGAGGCACAGAAGAATTCCTCTGAGCTGCTCCGTGAAGCCAAGGAGGTGGCCGAAAAGCTAAAGCGTGAGGCCGAGCAGTCCGCAAAGGCGATAACTGAAAATGCGAAGCTAAGTGCCAAGGAGATCATTGAAAAAGCCGATTCAGAGGCAAAGGATGTAACGAGCCGATCCGAAATGGCTGTGGACTACGCCCGCCGCGAACTCGAAGAATTTGTTGAAAAAACAGAAAAGGCAAGAGTTTCTCTGAACGATTTGAATCACGAGATTCTAGGGCAGGAGAGTCGAAAGCAGGAGCTGATCGAAATTCTGTCCCATTTAGGCGAGGAAAGAATTCAGGCTGAAAATGATCTAAAGGCGGAAAAGAAGAGGCTTGAGAAAGAGGTTGAGCAAGTTGATAGAGCTTTGCAGGAACTTAGATCTGAGGTGGCTGATAAGGAGGAGAAGCTCCGCGACTTGATGCTCGAGTGCGAAAGGGTTCGGAGATCGGCAGAAAAGGCCCTCGAGGAAGAAAAAAGATCCGTTCAAGCACAGTTGAACTCTGGGACGCTCACTGTGGAGGCGGAACGACGTTGTTTGAGAGCAGAAGAAAGTTTCAATTTCTTGACGACGGAAACAAAGAAATTAGAGAGTGGAATTCTGAGTCTTCGATCGGAAAGGGACTTGCAGATTGAAGAAATCCGAAAAGACCGCGCCGAGGCTGACGAGCATATAAAAATTCTTCGAGCTGCGACGGTAGAGGAAATTGAGGCATTTAAGAGTCTGATCGAGGATGAAGCCTTCAAGCTAATGGATGAGGCCGAAGCAGAAGTGACAAAGATTGCTGATCAGCTGGGCAGAGCCTTGGAGGGAAAACGTGAGGTTTTGCGAATCGAAAAGGAAGAATTTGAGAAGAAGAGGCTTGAACTAGAATTGGAATCCAGTTCCAAAGCCAAAGAAGTGATGGCCGAGGCGCAAAGGCAGGCAGAAGTTGTATTGAAGAATGCTGAAAAGTGGGCAGATGATAATTTTAATAATTCTCGTCGAAAAGCGGAGGAAGAGCTGGAACGCATTCGAATTGAAAAGAGAGCTCTGGTGGAAAAGGCCGAGGAGGACCTATTAAAGGCACAGCGGGAATCACGAAGCCTGTTGGATGAGAGTCAGATGAAAGCTGAGAGCACTCTGCGTTCGGCCAAAGATCAAGCGCAGGCAGAGAGAACCAAGGCTGCGGCTTTGGCCGAAAATGAATTGGGCACAGCCAGAGAAAAGGCTCGGGAGCTATTGGAATCTGCAGAAGCTCAAGTCGTGCGGCGCCAGAGAGAGGCTCAGGAAATATTGAGTGAATCTCAAGCCAAGTCTCAGGAGCAATTGGAGAAGGCCAAAATGACAGCGGAGGAACTCGCTGTCTTTTCTCGACGTGAGGCAGATGGTTTGATGGAGGAGGCTCGAGAGAGAGCACGGCAGATAGTTGAGGAAACTCAGAGGAACCTAGATCAGGAAAGGACCACTTGGGAAGAGCGAAAGCGCAAGATTGCTGAGGAGGTCACCTCAATTCGTGAGGAGGCAGAAGCAAAAACAGTTGAAATGACAGCTTCTGCCCAGAGAAAATCAGAGACTTTGATTAAAAAGGCACAGGAAGAGTACGACTCCAAGATGAAAAAATTAGAATCGGAGCGAAAAGCAGCTGAATTGGAGATGAAGCAGGAGAGGGAGAGGGTTGGAAAGGAAGCGGCCCAAGAGCGTGAACAACTCTTGGCGCAGGCAAAAAATGAATACAGCGAACAGCGACGCAAAGACACCCTGGAATTAAGTGCCTTTAAAATGAAACAGGTAGATGAGGCAAAAGAAAGATTCAAGGAAGAAGAAAGAGAAAATCATTATCGCAGAAGAGAGGAAGCCTCTAACATAGCATCTGCTATTGATAAGGCTGTGTTACGAAGGATTCAAGATATTGCATCGAAAGACGTAGCTCCAGAAGTGCGAGATCAAATCTCAACAGAAATCCAGGACGTTGTTAAAAGAATACTCAATGATGAAGCTCTAAATGATCAGGAAGATTTGAAAAAAATCATGTTTTTTGCATCAAAATCAGGCTGGAAGGCAAGACGCTTTTGGCGTCGCATGGGCTACGCGGGGGCAGTCGCTGCATCGCTTATCATTTTCTTCACGATTTTGCCTCTTGTATTTCCTGAGTGGAGTTCCAAGGTAATGGATTTGGCGTCCTCCGATAAATCCTCTCAGGAACGTTATGTCGATGAAATTAGAAAACAGCGTGAAAGTCGCCCTCGCTATGAACCGCCCCAAACGGATGAATACAAAAATTCCTATGTCGAAAATGTTCTTTATACGCGAGATTTTGTTAAAATCAAAACTGACAAGGGATTTCAGGAACGCTGGATTGCTGACTTAAATAAATTTTTTCTAGATAAATTGCGATTGAGCGAGAGCGTGATTGTGAACTTTATATCGCGCGAAAATACTTTGCTAAAGGATCTGCAAATGGTTCAGCAGTCCCTCCAGCCAGCAACTGCGGAAGAAGGGATAAAGCGCATGAACGATATTGAAGCCATCGCGATTGAGGATATGAAGAAGATCTTGGGTGGAAATCTCAAGATAAAAAAATATAAAGAATTTGCAGCGAGCTACTATGTTTCTCATCAGGGCAAACAGGGATCGCCTCAAGATGAAGGAGTGTCGAGTCAGAAGGGCGCTTCTCAAGGTGCGAGAAAGGGTCCTGGCGATGGAAGTGAAAAGAGCGAGCAGGGCGTCACATCTTCGTCTAATAGTGAACAGAGGGATTTGTCTTCTTCTGAGGCAGAACAGGATTCAGTTGTCAAAAAGCCCAAGTCAAAAAAGCGAAAATTGGAAGAAACGATCCTGGACACCGAAGTGGATCAACTGGATCAGATGGAACAGGAAATTCAATAA
- a CDS encoding insulinase family protein — protein MKSRSEVNIREKTTAFDFQPEFRKTVLGNGVRVVTEHHPFSRSTSAAIYVEIGTRDESIGINGAAHFVEHLVFKGTKSRSAFEIAKSLESVGGELNAYTSREVTCFHATSLREHLPLSLDVLVDLVGGAVFDSKEFVKEKDVILQEIDMSAEVIEDYIFDLYFEKVFSGHALGMPILGTPKSLNRISRKDLFDFYHHRYGGRNLVVSVAGDVDHDRVLELVGKSLSRSKNYSIRKKRVRPKQKAFTQVISRPSEQVHMLIGFPSGAFTDSARFESYIVNAALGGGMTSRLYQKVREDRGLVYSIYSYLHSFTDCGSIMIYAGSSQKNAPKVLKIISMEIKKLLKKGLSKRELDFFKTQVKGSILLGSDDVESRMNSIAVNEMVFGEYRPVDEVVAQIDKVSLGSIHEYLERFIDFNKSGVMLVGDVDEEKGSRWVENSFEK, from the coding sequence TTGAAAAGCCGCAGTGAGGTAAATATCAGGGAAAAAACCACGGCCTTTGATTTTCAACCGGAATTTCGTAAAACTGTCTTGGGGAATGGTGTTCGTGTTGTTACTGAGCACCACCCTTTTTCTCGTTCCACTTCAGCTGCAATCTATGTGGAGATAGGAACGAGAGATGAGTCAATAGGAATTAATGGGGCAGCTCATTTTGTAGAGCACCTCGTTTTTAAGGGGACTAAGTCGCGTTCTGCATTTGAAATAGCTAAAAGTCTTGAATCCGTCGGTGGTGAACTCAACGCGTATACCTCTCGTGAGGTAACTTGTTTTCATGCGACCAGTCTCCGTGAGCATTTGCCACTCAGTCTGGATGTTTTGGTCGACTTGGTTGGGGGTGCTGTTTTTGATTCTAAGGAGTTTGTTAAAGAAAAGGATGTGATCCTTCAAGAAATTGATATGTCGGCAGAAGTGATCGAAGATTACATTTTTGATTTGTATTTTGAAAAAGTGTTCTCCGGGCACGCACTAGGAATGCCGATTCTTGGAACCCCAAAATCTCTGAATCGTATTTCTCGCAAGGATTTGTTTGATTTTTATCATCATCGCTATGGTGGCCGAAATCTAGTGGTGAGCGTTGCTGGCGATGTGGATCATGATCGGGTGTTAGAACTGGTTGGCAAATCACTGAGTCGGTCAAAAAATTATTCAATCAGGAAGAAACGTGTGAGGCCAAAACAGAAGGCTTTTACACAGGTTATCTCTCGACCCAGTGAACAGGTGCACATGTTAATCGGGTTTCCCTCTGGTGCCTTCACAGATTCTGCACGTTTTGAATCCTATATCGTTAATGCCGCGCTCGGCGGAGGTATGACTTCGCGGCTCTATCAAAAAGTGAGAGAAGATAGAGGTCTGGTGTATTCAATATATAGCTACCTTCATTCCTTTACGGATTGTGGATCCATTATGATCTATGCCGGCTCTTCTCAGAAAAATGCACCAAAGGTGCTCAAGATTATCTCCATGGAAATCAAGAAACTTTTAAAAAAAGGCTTGAGCAAAAGGGAGCTGGATTTTTTTAAAACGCAGGTAAAAGGGTCCATTTTGCTTGGATCAGATGACGTTGAAAGTCGAATGAATTCCATAGCGGTTAATGAGATGGTGTTTGGAGAGTACCGGCCCGTCGATGAGGTCGTAGCGCAGATTGATAAGGTGTCTTTGGGTTCAATTCATGAGTATCTCGAGCGTTTTATTGATTTCAATAAATCAGGTGTCATGTTGGTGGGGGATGTGGACGAAGAGAAGGGGTCTCGTTGGGTGGAAAATTCATTCGAAAAATAG